Proteins found in one Microbacterium sp. SSM24 genomic segment:
- a CDS encoding HtaA domain-containing protein: protein MFTQPVLDRGRAAVATVLALLLIVAGAVTAPPALAAGPAITAEVTAAAAPGLTVRASASELGAVPGAYVAVIPAGAEGTVTASSGFAAMQYVRSLTDGAFSVDLTAPAASLDRTLSYEVIAWQQHTLPTAATIYARAAVTVSSAQWDAVFPPAEPEPEPQPEPEPQPEPEPEPEPEPEPEPTFTPTLEVFAADGVTPIGQTAVKAGDVVVVEGSGYDPAANVGGRGVPIPNTLPQGTYVVFGSFGAAWQPSAGAASSQRAVGAQQWALAASVLAQVPSQYQGAIRAQWVELETDGTFTARLTLKDAATPPAGGTYGIYTYGAGGVSNAAQEKSVALAYTPAAKVSATAVTATDAGLTVRVAGSQFGTATGEYVALIEKGTEAAVTAGGGYAAMQYVRGIAGGAFAVDLVAPAAKLDRTTQYEVIAWQQHTLPTAVTIHARADVTISDAQWNAVFPPAVPALTLSVSDVSQTAGATVDIVGSGFGSVTGAYAAIIEKGTEAHVDAGGGYVAFGYWMTPGAIVGGGFAKTLVAPTAHLDPAKTYEVIVWQGHTAPGASTIYARADVPLTADHWKVLFPGTTPPVDPEPPVDPKPPVAPPTAPAGAGSLKWAISSSFASYVTGDIAHGAIAVSGGATRANGLFQFGQSAASTYSAATGTGTVSYAGAVRFTGHGGVLDVTVANPQVRITSASSATLSVTSGGSQVAFATLDLASATRITASGAVTYRSVPATLTAEGRSRVFQGFTTTLDPVTFTIGVAAPAPAGSTGTVATAAPKAPVASIPSTPPATSGIELDDDTLAALASGRTATVSVPGFAPNESGISVVVYSTPTLLGEVTADASGTATWTGALPATLPDGEHTLTFQGSVDRGIRFTLARAAAETDGCVVADATLRWGFKKSFRTYIEGIAAGGWELVDVVYEYPEFVWSSGTGTTDAASRTGLVTFGGSIRFTGHGGALDTTLANARIELAGDVGYLVFDVSGTTQEGAAVEQAGVRLAEFALPDLELTDEGLVLDALPATLTDAGAAAFGTYAAGEALDPISAVLPVPADCGAAPVAAPVDEVPVAEAGADDTEAASGEDAAPVWPWAVGGLALALGIGVAVWIVTSRRRATAGDSGGTDAD, encoded by the coding sequence GTGTTCACGCAGCCCGTCCTCGACCGTGGCAGAGCCGCCGTCGCGACCGTTCTCGCCCTGCTCCTCATCGTCGCCGGAGCCGTCACCGCCCCGCCGGCGCTCGCCGCGGGGCCGGCCATCACCGCAGAGGTGACGGCGGCCGCGGCCCCCGGCCTCACGGTGCGCGCGAGCGCGTCCGAGCTCGGCGCGGTGCCCGGCGCCTACGTCGCGGTCATCCCCGCGGGAGCGGAAGGCACCGTCACGGCCAGCAGCGGCTTCGCGGCGATGCAGTACGTGCGGTCGCTGACCGACGGGGCGTTCTCCGTCGACCTCACCGCGCCCGCGGCATCCCTCGACCGCACCCTGTCGTACGAGGTCATCGCGTGGCAGCAGCACACGCTGCCGACGGCCGCCACGATCTACGCCCGGGCCGCCGTCACCGTGAGCTCCGCGCAGTGGGATGCCGTCTTCCCGCCCGCCGAGCCGGAACCCGAGCCGCAGCCCGAACCCGAGCCGCAGCCCGAACCCGAGCCGGAGCCTGAGCCGGAGCCCGAACCCGAGCCGACCTTCACGCCGACGCTCGAGGTGTTCGCCGCAGACGGCGTGACGCCGATCGGTCAGACCGCGGTGAAGGCGGGCGACGTCGTCGTCGTCGAGGGCTCGGGCTACGACCCGGCAGCCAACGTCGGCGGACGCGGAGTGCCGATCCCGAACACCCTGCCCCAGGGCACGTACGTCGTCTTCGGATCCTTCGGCGCCGCATGGCAGCCCTCCGCCGGCGCGGCCTCGTCGCAGCGGGCGGTCGGCGCGCAGCAGTGGGCGCTCGCAGCATCCGTCCTCGCGCAGGTGCCCTCGCAGTACCAGGGCGCGATCCGGGCACAGTGGGTCGAGCTCGAGACCGATGGCACGTTCACCGCACGGCTGACGCTGAAGGATGCCGCGACCCCGCCCGCGGGCGGCACGTACGGCATCTACACGTACGGCGCCGGCGGTGTGAGCAACGCCGCGCAGGAGAAGAGCGTCGCCCTCGCCTACACGCCGGCCGCGAAGGTCTCGGCGACCGCCGTCACCGCGACCGACGCCGGTCTCACCGTGCGCGTCGCAGGCAGCCAGTTCGGCACCGCCACGGGCGAGTACGTCGCGCTGATCGAGAAGGGCACCGAGGCAGCCGTCACGGCCGGCGGCGGGTACGCGGCCATGCAGTACGTGCGCGGCATCGCGGGCGGCGCCTTCGCCGTCGACCTCGTCGCCCCCGCCGCGAAGCTCGACCGCACCACCCAGTACGAGGTGATCGCGTGGCAGCAGCACACGCTCCCGACCGCCGTCACGATCCACGCGCGTGCCGATGTCACGATCAGCGACGCGCAGTGGAACGCCGTGTTCCCGCCGGCCGTTCCCGCGCTGACGCTGTCGGTGTCGGACGTCTCCCAGACCGCCGGCGCGACGGTCGACATCGTCGGGTCGGGCTTCGGATCGGTCACGGGCGCCTACGCGGCCATCATCGAGAAGGGGACCGAGGCGCACGTCGACGCCGGCGGCGGTTACGTCGCGTTCGGCTACTGGATGACGCCAGGAGCCATCGTCGGCGGCGGCTTCGCCAAGACCCTCGTCGCGCCGACCGCCCACCTCGACCCGGCCAAGACGTACGAGGTCATCGTGTGGCAGGGGCACACCGCCCCCGGCGCCTCGACGATCTATGCGCGCGCCGACGTGCCGCTCACGGCCGATCACTGGAAGGTGCTCTTCCCCGGCACGACGCCGCCCGTCGACCCCGAGCCGCCGGTCGACCCGAAGCCGCCGGTCGCGCCGCCGACCGCGCCCGCCGGTGCGGGCTCGCTGAAGTGGGCGATCTCGTCGAGCTTCGCCTCATACGTCACCGGCGACATCGCGCACGGCGCGATCGCGGTGTCCGGCGGCGCCACCCGCGCCAACGGGCTCTTCCAGTTCGGTCAGTCGGCCGCCTCCACCTACAGTGCCGCGACCGGCACCGGCACCGTGTCGTACGCGGGCGCGGTGCGGTTCACGGGCCACGGTGGCGTGCTCGACGTGACCGTCGCGAACCCGCAGGTGCGCATCACCTCGGCGTCGTCCGCGACGCTGTCCGTGACCAGCGGCGGATCGCAGGTCGCATTCGCGACCCTCGACCTCGCCTCGGCGACCCGCATCACGGCGAGCGGGGCCGTCACCTACCGCAGCGTCCCCGCGACATTGACCGCGGAAGGCCGCAGCCGGGTGTTCCAGGGCTTCACCACGACCCTCGACCCGGTGACCTTCACGATCGGCGTCGCCGCGCCCGCTCCCGCGGGCAGCACCGGCACCGTCGCGACCGCCGCACCGAAGGCGCCCGTCGCGAGCATCCCGTCGACGCCCCCGGCGACGTCCGGGATCGAGCTCGACGACGACACTCTCGCCGCGCTCGCATCGGGCAGGACCGCCACGGTCTCGGTGCCGGGCTTCGCGCCGAACGAGTCCGGCATCTCGGTCGTGGTCTATTCGACGCCCACGCTGCTGGGCGAAGTGACCGCGGATGCCTCGGGCACGGCCACCTGGACGGGCGCCCTCCCTGCGACGCTGCCCGACGGGGAGCACACGCTCACCTTCCAGGGGTCCGTGGACCGAGGCATCCGCTTCACCCTCGCGCGCGCCGCGGCCGAGACCGACGGCTGCGTCGTCGCGGACGCGACGCTGCGCTGGGGGTTCAAGAAGAGCTTCCGCACGTACATCGAGGGCATCGCCGCGGGTGGCTGGGAGCTCGTCGACGTGGTGTACGAGTACCCGGAGTTCGTGTGGAGCTCGGGTACCGGCACGACGGATGCCGCGTCCCGCACCGGGCTCGTGACGTTCGGCGGCAGCATCCGCTTCACCGGTCACGGCGGCGCGCTCGACACGACTCTCGCGAACGCGCGGATCGAACTCGCCGGCGACGTGGGATACCTCGTGTTCGACGTGTCGGGCACGACCCAGGAGGGCGCCGCGGTCGAGCAGGCCGGGGTCCGTCTGGCGGAGTTCGCTCTGCCCGACCTGGAGCTGACCGACGAGGGCCTCGTGCTCGACGCGCTCCCGGCAACGCTCACCGACGCCGGCGCGGCAGCGTTCGGCACGTACGCCGCGGGCGAAGCGCTCGACCCGATCTCGGCCGTGCTGCCGGTCCCGGCGGACTGCGGAGCGGCCCCGGTCGCCGCGCCCGTGGACGAGGTGCCGGTCGCCGAGGCCGGCGCCGACGACACCGAAGCCGCGTCGGGTGAAGACGCGGCGCCGGTGTGGCCCTGGGCCGTGGGCGGTCTCGCCCTGGCGCTCGGGATCGGCGTCGCGGTCTGGATCGTGACCTCCCGCCGCCGTGCGACGGCCGGCGACAGCGGAGGCACCGACGCCGACTGA
- a CDS encoding heme/hemin ABC transporter substrate-binding protein, which yields MKPLPFGALLVAAALALSGCAAASADAPETCVEASVPLAELSLAADARTAEGPSTACLSSDAIEPVTTDAAPALPVTVVDAEGHEVEVADASRILPVDISGTIAATVFGLGLGDDVVGRDSSTSFAGTEDLPVVTKSGHTLNAEAILELAPTVMLTDTTIGPKEVRQQLRDAGIAVVVISSERRADTVADLVTEIAAALGVPERGDELADRLTADIAAAAGEVAAIAPSAASDRPRMLFLYVRGSANVYYIFGRDSGADSLIEAVGGVDVAGEIGWEGMKPMTAEALVAAQPDVLVMMTDGLASVGGVDGLIERVPALAQTPAGERRRVIDMADAEILSFGPRTADVIRALARALYAPPPAPTPTPAT from the coding sequence ATGAAACCCCTTCCTTTCGGCGCTCTGCTCGTCGCGGCTGCCCTCGCTCTGTCGGGCTGCGCCGCGGCATCCGCCGATGCTCCCGAGACATGCGTCGAAGCATCCGTCCCTCTCGCGGAACTCTCCCTCGCCGCCGACGCGCGCACCGCGGAGGGTCCGTCGACCGCGTGCCTGTCGTCCGACGCGATCGAGCCGGTGACGACGGATGCCGCGCCCGCCCTCCCCGTCACGGTGGTCGATGCCGAGGGCCACGAGGTCGAGGTGGCCGATGCGAGTCGCATCCTCCCGGTCGACATCTCGGGCACGATCGCCGCCACCGTGTTCGGACTCGGCCTCGGCGACGACGTCGTCGGCCGCGACTCCTCCACGAGCTTCGCCGGGACCGAAGACCTGCCGGTCGTCACGAAGTCCGGTCACACGCTCAACGCCGAGGCGATCCTCGAGCTCGCCCCCACCGTCATGCTGACCGACACCACGATCGGTCCCAAGGAGGTGCGCCAGCAGCTGCGCGACGCCGGCATCGCCGTGGTGGTGATCTCCAGCGAGCGGCGTGCCGACACCGTCGCCGACCTCGTCACCGAGATCGCAGCGGCGCTCGGCGTGCCCGAGCGCGGCGACGAACTCGCGGATCGGCTGACCGCCGACATCGCCGCGGCCGCCGGCGAGGTCGCCGCGATCGCGCCGAGCGCGGCATCCGATCGTCCGCGCATGCTCTTCCTGTACGTGCGGGGCAGCGCGAACGTCTACTACATCTTCGGACGCGACTCCGGCGCGGATTCGCTGATCGAGGCCGTCGGCGGCGTCGACGTCGCCGGCGAGATCGGCTGGGAGGGCATGAAGCCGATGACGGCGGAGGCGCTGGTCGCGGCTCAGCCCGACGTTCTGGTCATGATGACCGACGGTCTGGCATCGGTCGGAGGCGTCGACGGCCTGATCGAGCGCGTGCCTGCTCTCGCGCAGACCCCCGCCGGCGAGCGCCGCCGCGTGATCGACATGGCCGACGCCGAGATCCTGAGCTTCGGGCCCCGCACGGCGGACGTGATCCGGGCGCTCGCCCGCGCCCTCTACGCCCCGCCGCCCGCACCGACTCCCACCCCTGCGACGTGA
- a CDS encoding FecCD family ABC transporter permease, which produces MTSEVVTRVPAAHRVSRYAAMIVALSLGLIVVVVVSLGLGQYALSPADVVGVLLQSVGIPSAWAPDATAAAGVILDIRLPRIVLGLLVGAALAVSGVLMQAIFGNPLADAAVVGVSSGAALGAAASLTFGLSVLGLWTTPAFAFVGGLAAVFAVYGISRSGGRTEVVTLLLTGIAVNAIAGAGLAFLAFAGTTSTREQIVFWQLGSLNGALWQNIALVAPLVMVGVLAALFVAGRLDLFALGERTARHLGVRVELLRVTVIVMVALLVCAAVAFAGIIGFVGLVVPHLMRMAIGPAHLPLVVTSALGGALLIAIADLVARTAVPLADLPIGMITALVGGPFFLWLLVRARRQAGGWG; this is translated from the coding sequence GTGACCTCCGAGGTCGTCACCCGGGTACCCGCGGCGCACCGGGTCTCGCGGTACGCGGCGATGATCGTGGCGCTGTCGCTCGGTCTGATCGTGGTGGTCGTCGTCTCCCTCGGCCTGGGTCAGTACGCGCTGTCTCCCGCCGACGTCGTCGGCGTGCTGCTGCAATCCGTCGGGATCCCCTCGGCCTGGGCACCGGATGCCACCGCAGCGGCGGGCGTGATCCTCGACATCCGGCTGCCGCGCATCGTGCTCGGCCTGCTCGTCGGAGCCGCGCTCGCCGTGTCGGGTGTGCTCATGCAGGCGATTTTCGGCAACCCGCTCGCCGATGCGGCGGTCGTCGGCGTCTCGTCCGGTGCGGCTCTCGGCGCCGCCGCGAGCCTCACGTTCGGCCTCAGCGTGCTCGGGCTGTGGACGACGCCGGCGTTCGCGTTCGTGGGAGGGCTCGCCGCCGTCTTCGCCGTGTACGGCATCAGCCGTTCCGGCGGACGCACCGAGGTCGTGACGCTGCTGCTCACGGGCATCGCGGTGAACGCGATCGCGGGGGCGGGCCTGGCGTTCCTCGCGTTCGCCGGCACCACGTCGACACGCGAGCAGATCGTGTTCTGGCAGCTCGGCAGTCTCAACGGCGCCCTCTGGCAGAACATCGCGCTCGTCGCACCGCTCGTGATGGTCGGCGTGCTCGCCGCGCTGTTCGTCGCCGGCCGGCTCGATCTCTTCGCCCTCGGCGAGCGCACGGCGCGGCACCTCGGCGTCCGCGTCGAGCTGCTGCGCGTGACCGTGATCGTGATGGTCGCGCTTCTCGTCTGCGCGGCGGTCGCGTTCGCGGGCATCATCGGCTTTGTGGGGCTCGTCGTTCCGCACCTCATGCGGATGGCGATCGGCCCGGCCCACCTGCCGCTCGTCGTGACCAGCGCCCTCGGCGGCGCGCTCCTCATCGCGATCGCCGACCTCGTCGCCCGCACGGCGGTGCCACTGGCGGACCTGCCGATCGGCATGATCACCGCGCTCGTGGGCGGGCCGTTCTTCCTGTGGCTCCTCGTGCGCGCCCGCCGCCAGGCAGGAGGCTGGGGATGA
- a CDS encoding heme ABC transporter ATP-binding protein, whose protein sequence is MTARLVAETVTVTPDGAPSPVLTDASIEIRAGELHALVGPNGAGKSTLFAVLAGDVVPSGGSVSLDGRPLGGIPPRELARLRAVLLQQNAVSFSFTVEQVVRMGRAPWARTPAEEDDDAAVARALTLTDMTGLARRRVTSLSGGERARAALARVLAQDAGILLLDEPTAALDLKHQEDVLRIARDQAREGSAVAVVLHDLNAALGVADRVTLLSRGRVVATGAPADVLTAAAIEEVYGQPVDVFPHPVSGTPVVTPRR, encoded by the coding sequence ATGACCGCCCGCCTCGTCGCCGAGACGGTGACCGTGACCCCCGACGGCGCGCCCTCGCCGGTGCTGACGGATGCCTCGATCGAGATCCGCGCCGGGGAGCTCCACGCCCTCGTCGGACCGAACGGCGCCGGCAAGTCCACGCTGTTCGCGGTGCTCGCCGGCGACGTCGTGCCGAGCGGGGGCTCGGTGAGCCTCGACGGAAGGCCGCTGGGCGGCATCCCCCCGCGCGAGCTCGCGCGCCTGCGCGCGGTGCTGCTGCAGCAGAACGCCGTCTCGTTCTCCTTCACGGTGGAGCAGGTCGTGCGGATGGGCCGCGCGCCGTGGGCGCGCACTCCGGCCGAGGAGGACGACGATGCCGCCGTCGCGCGCGCGCTGACGCTGACCGACATGACCGGACTCGCGCGTCGTAGGGTGACCTCGTTGTCGGGCGGAGAGCGGGCCCGGGCGGCGCTGGCGCGCGTGCTGGCGCAGGATGCCGGCATCCTGCTGCTCGACGAACCCACGGCAGCCCTCGACCTGAAGCATCAGGAGGACGTGCTGCGCATCGCCCGCGATCAGGCGCGCGAAGGATCCGCCGTCGCGGTGGTGCTGCACGACCTCAACGCCGCGCTCGGCGTCGCCGATCGGGTCACGCTCCTCTCGCGCGGCCGGGTCGTCGCCACCGGCGCCCCGGCCGATGTGCTCACCGCCGCGGCGATCGAGGAGGTGTACGGGCAGCCCGTCGACGTCTTCCCGCACCCTGTCTCCGGCACTCCCGTGGTGACGCCTCGCCGCTGA
- a CDS encoding sterol carrier family protein, with translation MPRRISTDEGRAALEAVRAAGDASLPSRTDLATAVRYLLQLLVEKAPGNSVEVRIPPFGAVQVIEGPRHTRGTPPNVVETDAATWVALATGTETWADAAAQGRIAASGIRADISDLLPLRP, from the coding sequence ATGCCCCGGAGAATCAGCACCGACGAAGGCCGCGCGGCCCTCGAAGCGGTGCGGGCCGCGGGCGACGCGTCCCTTCCCTCGCGTACCGATCTCGCGACGGCGGTGCGCTACCTGCTCCAGCTCCTCGTCGAGAAGGCGCCCGGCAACTCCGTCGAGGTGCGGATTCCGCCGTTCGGCGCGGTGCAGGTGATCGAAGGCCCCCGGCACACGCGGGGCACGCCCCCGAACGTGGTCGAGACCGACGCGGCGACTTGGGTCGCCCTCGCGACGGGCACGGAGACGTGGGCGGATGCCGCCGCACAGGGCCGCATCGCGGCATCCGGCATTCGCGCCGATATCTCCGACCTGCTCCCCCTCCGCCCCTGA
- the purD gene encoding phosphoribosylamine--glycine ligase, translated as MKILVLGSGAREHAIILALRSEDAAHEVFAAPGNAGIGQDATLVDLDANDPSAVTVFANENAIDLVVIGPEAPLVAGVADALRERGIPVFGPGKAAAQLEGSKAFAKRIMDAAGVPTGRAVRASTLAELEAALDDLGSPYVVKADGLAAGKGVIVTEDRADAIAHAATYLPSGPVLVEEFLAGPEVSLFFLSDGDHVVPLSPAQDFKRLLDGDAGPNTGGMGAYSPLPWLAERFGGEDEFVDLVTREVAEPVIRRLDAEGTPFIGLLYAGLILTDAGVKVIEFNARFGDPETQVVLPRLVDPLSELLLAAASGNLESHPRPAFADAVAVTVVIASEGYPQAPVTGRALSGTDAAAAVDGVHLAHAATAESADGLVATGGRVLSVVGLGSTFAEARDRVYRAVSEIGLEGSQHRTDIAARVVEA; from the coding sequence GTGAAGATCCTCGTTCTCGGCTCCGGCGCGCGCGAGCACGCCATCATCCTCGCGCTGCGGTCGGAGGATGCCGCCCACGAGGTCTTCGCGGCACCCGGCAACGCCGGCATCGGGCAGGACGCGACCCTCGTCGACCTCGACGCGAACGACCCCTCTGCGGTCACCGTCTTCGCGAACGAGAACGCGATCGACCTCGTCGTGATCGGCCCCGAGGCCCCGCTCGTCGCGGGCGTCGCCGACGCGCTGCGCGAACGCGGCATCCCGGTGTTCGGACCCGGCAAGGCGGCCGCCCAGCTCGAAGGTTCGAAGGCCTTCGCGAAGCGGATAATGGATGCCGCGGGGGTGCCCACCGGGCGGGCCGTGCGCGCTTCCACCCTCGCCGAGCTCGAGGCCGCGCTCGACGATCTCGGCTCCCCCTACGTCGTCAAGGCCGACGGACTCGCCGCGGGCAAGGGCGTCATCGTCACCGAGGACCGCGCCGACGCGATCGCCCACGCGGCGACGTACCTGCCGTCCGGACCCGTGCTCGTCGAGGAGTTCCTCGCCGGCCCCGAGGTGTCGCTCTTCTTCCTCAGCGACGGCGATCACGTCGTCCCCCTCAGCCCTGCGCAGGATTTCAAGCGCCTCCTCGACGGCGATGCCGGTCCGAACACCGGCGGCATGGGCGCCTACTCGCCGCTGCCCTGGCTGGCCGAGCGCTTCGGCGGCGAGGACGAGTTCGTCGACCTCGTCACCCGCGAGGTCGCCGAGCCGGTGATCCGCCGCCTCGACGCCGAGGGCACGCCCTTCATCGGGCTGCTCTATGCCGGCCTCATCCTCACCGACGCGGGGGTCAAGGTGATCGAGTTCAACGCGCGCTTCGGCGACCCCGAGACGCAGGTGGTGCTGCCCCGGCTCGTGGACCCGCTCTCCGAGCTGCTGCTGGCCGCGGCATCCGGCAATCTCGAATCGCACCCGCGCCCGGCGTTCGCCGACGCGGTCGCCGTCACCGTCGTCATCGCCAGCGAGGGATACCCGCAGGCTCCGGTGACCGGGCGCGCGCTCTCGGGGACGGATGCCGCAGCCGCCGTCGACGGCGTGCACCTCGCCCACGCGGCCACGGCCGAATCCGCCGACGGCCTCGTCGCCACGGGCGGCCGTGTGCTCAGCGTGGTCGGGCTCGGCTCGACCTTCGCCGAGGCCCGGGACCGCGTGTACCGCGCCGTCTCCGAGATCGGCCTCGAGGGCAGCCAGCACCGCACCGACATCGCCGCACGCGTCGTCGAGGCCTGA
- a CDS encoding DHA2 family efflux MFS transporter permease subunit: protein MILVDTTIVSVANPAIKAALDPETNNLDNVVWVTSAYLLAYAVPLLITGRLGDRFGPKNIYLIGLAVFTLASLACGLSPTLGALIAFRAVQGLGAALMTPQTMAVITRTFPPNQRGAAMGLWGATSGVAMLVGPLLGGLLVDGFGWEWIFFINLPVGVVGFVLAWILVPKLETHPHKFDLVGVFLSAIALFLIVFGLQEGETYDWGVIWGPITVWGLIITGVVVLGLFIWQQAKTKSEALVPLELFRDRNFSIANLGIATVGFTVTSMSLPLMFFIQLGRGLTPTESALLLVPMAIAAGVLSPLAGRWLDRTDPRVLLVPGLLLVTISLVLYSFLMNLDTPIWMFLIPSFIMGVGNAGMWGPLATTATRNLAPRQAGAGAGIYNTTRTIGSVLGSAAIAVFMQSRLEANIPGASEASGGFAGGTLPPQIAEPFSVAMSQAILLPAAVMLVGVVAVLFLRRPVPTPTAEWQAAEDAV from the coding sequence ATGATCCTGGTCGACACGACGATCGTCTCGGTGGCGAACCCGGCCATCAAGGCCGCGCTCGACCCCGAGACGAACAACCTCGACAACGTCGTGTGGGTCACCTCGGCCTACCTGCTGGCGTACGCGGTGCCGCTGCTCATCACGGGCCGCCTGGGCGACCGTTTCGGGCCGAAGAACATCTACCTGATCGGCCTCGCGGTCTTCACCCTCGCCTCCCTCGCGTGCGGCCTGTCGCCCACGCTCGGGGCGCTCATCGCCTTCCGCGCGGTGCAGGGCCTCGGTGCCGCGCTGATGACGCCGCAGACGATGGCCGTCATCACGCGCACGTTCCCGCCGAACCAGCGCGGAGCGGCCATGGGCCTGTGGGGCGCGACCTCGGGCGTCGCGATGCTCGTCGGCCCGCTGCTCGGCGGTCTGCTCGTCGACGGCTTCGGGTGGGAATGGATCTTCTTCATCAACCTCCCCGTCGGAGTCGTCGGCTTCGTGCTCGCGTGGATCCTCGTCCCCAAGCTCGAGACGCACCCGCACAAGTTCGACCTCGTCGGGGTGTTCCTCAGCGCGATCGCCCTCTTCCTCATCGTGTTCGGCCTGCAGGAGGGCGAGACGTACGACTGGGGCGTCATCTGGGGCCCCATCACCGTGTGGGGACTGATCATCACGGGCGTCGTCGTGCTGGGCCTGTTCATCTGGCAGCAGGCGAAGACGAAGAGCGAGGCGCTCGTGCCGCTCGAGCTGTTCCGCGACCGAAACTTCTCGATCGCGAACCTCGGCATCGCGACCGTCGGCTTCACCGTCACGAGCATGTCGCTGCCGCTGATGTTCTTCATCCAGCTGGGTCGCGGACTGACCCCGACCGAGTCGGCGCTGCTGCTCGTGCCGATGGCGATCGCCGCCGGCGTCCTCTCGCCGCTCGCCGGCCGGTGGCTCGACCGCACCGACCCCCGGGTGCTGCTCGTTCCCGGCCTGCTGCTCGTGACGATCTCGCTGGTGCTCTACTCGTTCCTCATGAACCTCGACACCCCGATCTGGATGTTCCTGATCCCGTCGTTCATCATGGGCGTCGGCAACGCCGGCATGTGGGGCCCGCTCGCCACGACGGCGACGCGCAACCTGGCGCCGCGTCAGGCGGGTGCCGGTGCCGGCATCTACAACACGACTCGCACCATCGGCTCGGTGCTGGGCTCGGCCGCGATCGCCGTGTTCATGCAGTCACGACTCGAGGCGAACATCCCCGGCGCGTCCGAGGCGTCCGGCGGGTTCGCGGGCGGCACACTGCCGCCGCAGATCGCCGAGCCGTTCTCGGTGGCGATGTCGCAGGCGATCCTGCTGCCCGCAGCCGTCATGCTCGTCGGCGTCGTGGCGGTGCTGTTCCTCCGCCGTCCCGTTCCCACGCCGACCGCCGAGTGGCAGGCCGCCGAGGACGCGGTCTAG
- a CDS encoding PadR family transcriptional regulator, whose amino-acid sequence MKDAIDRLTPLGLMVIALLGEGDMHPYEMIRLMRMRRDDRLVAITNGTVYHTVGRLERAGLVAEVGVDREGNRPERTTYTVTDAGARTVGEWVRRELPRIDRPAEFRVALAEAHNLERDEVVALLMTRRDALETAQAALADGHRFAQHKGVPEQYLLEVDRDEAMLAADLAWLDGLLARLADPEFSWGLDPEPSERYLAQRKAARL is encoded by the coding sequence ATGAAGGACGCCATCGACCGCCTCACGCCCCTCGGGCTGATGGTGATCGCGCTGCTCGGCGAAGGCGACATGCACCCGTACGAGATGATCCGCCTGATGCGCATGCGCCGCGACGATCGCCTGGTCGCGATCACCAACGGCACGGTCTACCACACGGTCGGCCGGCTCGAACGGGCCGGTCTCGTCGCCGAGGTCGGCGTCGACCGCGAGGGCAACCGCCCCGAGCGCACCACCTACACGGTGACGGATGCCGGAGCCCGCACTGTCGGCGAATGGGTCCGCCGCGAGCTTCCCCGCATCGATCGCCCGGCCGAGTTCCGCGTGGCTCTCGCCGAGGCGCACAACCTCGAGCGCGACGAGGTCGTCGCCCTGCTCATGACGCGGCGCGACGCGCTCGAGACGGCGCAGGCGGCGCTCGCGGACGGGCATCGCTTCGCGCAGCACAAGGGCGTCCCCGAGCAGTATCTGCTCGAGGTCGACCGCGACGAGGCGATGCTCGCCGCAGACCTCGCCTGGCTCGACGGGCTGCTCGCCCGTCTCGCCGACCCCGAATTCTCGTGGGGGCTCGATCCCGAGCCCTCGGAACGCTATCTCGCACAGAGGAAGGCCGCACGGCTATGA